A stretch of Oryzias melastigma strain HK-1 unplaced genomic scaffold, ASM292280v2 sc02208, whole genome shotgun sequence DNA encodes these proteins:
- the LOC112138209 gene encoding UPF0461 protein C5orf24 homolog, translating to MMRQVTTTDFCMNSRPSCLAEDGHHPASHFDLCTSQPSKFYPPPPTTSLQMTLAPMALPAQSHKPMVCQRQDVLGGDPRPPGKIAGMKGAEQTPDDGKKKSKGAGKTGRRGRPLGTTKLAGYRTSTGRPLGTTRAAGFKTSPGRPLGTTRAAGYKVSPGRPPGSIKGLSRLNKLSYSSTCSGAAFPYPLPHKEILCEPSCKEKTATE from the coding sequence ATGATGCGCCAGGTGACGACCACCGACTTCTGCATGAACAGCAGGCCCTCGTGCCTGGCAGAGGACGGCCACCACCCTGCTTCTCACTTCGACCTGTGCACCTCCCAGCCCAGCAAGTTCTACCCTCCACCCCCCACCACGTCCCTCCAGATGACGCTCGCTCCCATGGCCTTACCGGCCCAAAGCCACAAGCCCATGGTGTGCCAGAGACAGGACGTTCTGGGGGGCGACCCGCGCCCACCGGGGAAAATAGCTGGCATGAAGGGCGCCGAGCAAACGCCGGATGACGGCAAGAAGAAAAGCAAAGGTGCCGGCAAGACGGGCAGACGAGGGAGACCTTTGGGAACCACCAAACTAGCTGGGTACAGAACCAGCACCGGCCGACCGCTCGGCACCACCCGGGCTGCCGGGTTCAAGACCAGCCCGGGAAGGCCGCTCGGCACGACGCGAGCCGCGGGGTACAAGGTCAGCCCAGGGCGGCCTCCCGGCAGCATCAAAGGCCTGTCGCGCCTCAACAAACTGTCTTACAGTAGCACCTGCAGCGGAGCAGCGTTCCCGTATCCACTTCCACACAAAGAAATCCTCTGTGAACCTTCCTGCAAAGAGAAGACGGCCACGGAGTGA